From the genome of Staphylococcus haemolyticus, one region includes:
- a CDS encoding FAD-dependent monooxygenase — MKIAIIGAGIGGLTAGALLLEKGHDVSIFERQSNISEVGAGIGIGDNVIKKLGKHDLAKGIKNAGQNLSAMNVLDDKGNILSAVKLKEATLNVTLARQTLIELIQSYVNPQCIYTDHDVIKVENVEQHTMVHFSNHASQSFDLCIGSDGLHSVVRQAIHQNAKILYQGYTCFRGLVDDADLHNIDIASEYWGKRGRVGIVPLINNQAYWFITINASEKDPKYQTFEKPHLQAYFNNYPEPVRQILDKQSETGIQKHDLYDMKPLKSFVNQRILLLGDAAHATTPNMGQGAGQAMEDAIVLVNCLAEYDIEKGLKRYDKLRVKHTAKVIKRSRKIGKIAQKDNKLVISLRNGVMKRTPNRLLSGQTKFLYKAKHK; from the coding sequence ATGAAAATTGCAATAATAGGTGCAGGTATAGGTGGTTTAACTGCTGGCGCACTTCTTTTAGAAAAAGGACATGACGTTTCTATATTTGAAAGACAATCAAATATAAGTGAGGTTGGTGCAGGTATAGGAATTGGTGATAATGTTATCAAGAAATTAGGTAAACATGACCTAGCTAAAGGAATTAAAAATGCTGGCCAGAACTTATCTGCAATGAATGTACTAGATGATAAAGGAAATATTTTGTCTGCAGTAAAATTAAAAGAGGCTACGTTGAATGTAACATTAGCGCGACAAACTTTGATTGAATTGATACAATCTTATGTTAATCCTCAATGCATTTATACTGACCATGATGTTATTAAGGTTGAGAACGTCGAACAACATACGATGGTTCACTTTTCTAATCATGCAAGTCAAAGTTTTGATTTATGTATAGGATCGGACGGACTTCATTCTGTTGTCAGACAAGCTATTCATCAGAATGCGAAGATACTTTATCAAGGGTATACGTGTTTTCGTGGCTTAGTGGATGATGCTGATCTACATAACATTGATATCGCTAGTGAATATTGGGGTAAACGAGGTCGAGTAGGGATAGTGCCACTTATTAACAACCAAGCTTATTGGTTTATTACAATTAATGCGTCTGAAAAGGATCCCAAATATCAAACGTTTGAAAAACCACATCTACAAGCATATTTTAATAATTATCCTGAACCAGTACGTCAAATTTTAGATAAGCAAAGTGAAACAGGTATTCAGAAGCATGATTTATATGATATGAAACCACTCAAATCATTTGTAAATCAACGTATTCTATTGTTAGGGGACGCAGCGCATGCAACGACGCCTAATATGGGTCAAGGTGCTGGACAAGCTATGGAAGATGCGATTGTACTAGTTAATTGTTTAGCAGAATATGATATAGAAAAAGGATTAAAACGTTATGATAAATTAAGAGTTAAACATACTGCAAAAGTTATCAAACGCTCAAGAAAAATTGGTAAAATAGCGCAAAAAGACAACAAATTAGTTATCTCACTACGCAATGGTGTAATGAAAAGAACACCAAACCGTTTGTTAAGCGGACAAACTAAATTCCTGTATAAAGCGAAGCATAAATAA
- a CDS encoding 2-hydroxyacid dehydrogenase family protein, with product MEKVYIAGAIPEVGLNLLKEHFEVEMYEGEGIIDKATLMEGVKDASALISILSTNVDQEVIDSASNLKIIANYGAGFNNVDVKYAREKDIDVTNTPKASTASTAELTFGLVLAVARRIVEGDKLSRTQGFDGWAPLFFRGREVSGKTIGIIGLGEIGSAVAKRAKAFDMDILYTGPHQKKEKEREIGAKYVDLNTLLENADFITINAAYNPDLHHMIDTEQFKLMKSTAYLINAGRGPIVNEEALVKALEDKQIEGAALDVYEFEPEITEGLKSLDNVVITPHIGNATYEARDMMSKIVANDTIKKLNGETPQFIVNK from the coding sequence ATGGAAAAAGTTTATATAGCAGGTGCAATTCCAGAAGTAGGATTAAATTTACTTAAAGAACACTTTGAAGTAGAAATGTATGAAGGTGAAGGCATTATTGATAAAGCAACACTTATGGAAGGTGTCAAAGATGCTTCTGCGCTTATAAGCATTCTATCTACGAATGTTGATCAGGAAGTGATTGATAGTGCAAGTAACCTTAAAATCATTGCAAACTATGGTGCTGGCTTTAATAATGTGGATGTTAAATATGCACGTGAAAAAGATATTGATGTAACAAATACACCTAAAGCATCAACAGCCTCAACTGCTGAATTAACTTTCGGACTCGTTTTAGCAGTTGCGCGTCGCATAGTCGAAGGAGATAAATTATCTCGAACACAAGGTTTTGATGGATGGGCACCTTTATTCTTTAGAGGTCGTGAAGTGTCTGGCAAAACGATTGGCATAATCGGTTTAGGTGAAATTGGTAGTGCAGTAGCTAAGCGTGCTAAAGCTTTTGATATGGATATCTTATATACTGGTCCTCACCAAAAGAAAGAAAAAGAACGTGAAATTGGTGCAAAATATGTAGATCTAAATACCTTACTTGAAAATGCTGACTTCATCACAATCAATGCTGCTTATAATCCTGATTTACATCACATGATTGATACCGAACAATTTAAACTGATGAAATCTACAGCCTATTTAATTAATGCTGGTCGCGGTCCAATAGTTAATGAAGAAGCTTTAGTAAAAGCTTTAGAAGACAAACAAATTGAAGGTGCTGCATTAGATGTATATGAATTTGAACCTGAAATTACAGAAGGTTTGAAATCACTAGATAATGTAGTTATCACACCTCATATTGGTAACGCAACATATGAAGCAAGAGATATGATGTCTAAAATCGTCGCAAATGATACGATTAAAAAGTTAAATGGTGAAACTCCACAATTTATAGTTAATAAATAA
- a CDS encoding DMT family transporter, translated as MSWLYLLIAGLLEVLGVIWLNQYARSKQKFYIVLMAITFIFSFSFLKLAMTTIPMGTAYAIWTGIGTAGGAIVGMLFYKESTHFSRIIFIFLILFSVIGLKMI; from the coding sequence ATGTCATGGCTATATTTACTCATTGCAGGATTATTAGAGGTACTTGGCGTCATATGGTTAAACCAATATGCACGCTCAAAACAAAAATTTTATATTGTTTTAATGGCAATTACGTTTATTTTTAGTTTTAGTTTTTTAAAATTAGCTATGACAACAATTCCAATGGGAACAGCATATGCTATATGGACTGGTATTGGCACAGCCGGAGGAGCTATTGTAGGTATGTTATTTTACAAAGAATCAACACATTTTAGCCGTATCATTTTTATTTTCTTGATACTCTTCTCTGTAATCGGTCTTAAAATGATCTAA
- a CDS encoding DMT family transporter — protein MQWLKVILAGLIEVIWVIGLNNAHNFVTWLFTLVFIALSFYLMISASKQLPVGTVYAVFVGIGAAGTVIADMLFFGEPFTIMKVVLLLLLLVGIIGLKLSTNDSPKGGM, from the coding sequence ATGCAATGGCTTAAAGTCATCTTAGCTGGCCTAATTGAAGTTATTTGGGTAATCGGATTAAATAATGCCCATAACTTTGTAACTTGGTTATTTACATTAGTTTTTATTGCACTAAGCTTCTACTTGATGATTTCCGCCTCTAAACAACTTCCAGTCGGTACAGTTTATGCAGTATTTGTGGGAATAGGAGCTGCTGGTACAGTTATTGCAGATATGCTTTTCTTTGGAGAACCATTTACAATAATGAAAGTTGTATTACTGCTTCTGTTACTAGTTGGTATTATTGGACTTAAACTGTCAACGAATGACTCACCTAAGGGAGGAATGTAA
- a CDS encoding CHAP domain-containing protein: MKKIITISTLTAGIGVSSLGLNANHADAAEYNHNPAPQHNQFGQQGPHGQNMQFSHQQGQGYQQPQFKQQSFNYNQSTTTSTTSDGSSSSSSSSTTTSSSTQTTSSTSGNLYTAGQCTWYVYDRVGGKIGSTWGNANNWASAASAAGYTVNNTPEKGSILQTSEGSYGHVAYVESVGSNGSVTVSEMNYSGGPYVKDTRTISASQASSYNYIHLS, from the coding sequence ATGAAAAAAATTATTACAATTTCAACTTTAACAGCAGGCATTGGTGTATCATCATTAGGATTAAATGCTAACCATGCAGATGCTGCAGAATATAATCACAATCCAGCACCACAACATAATCAATTCGGACAACAAGGTCCACATGGTCAAAATATGCAATTTAGCCATCAACAAGGACAAGGTTATCAACAACCTCAATTTAAACAACAATCTTTTAACTATAATCAAAGCACTACAACTTCAACAACATCAGATGGAAGTTCGTCATCTAGTAGTTCTTCTACAACTACTTCTTCTTCAACTCAAACTACATCTTCTACATCAGGTAATTTATACACAGCCGGCCAATGTACTTGGTATGTATATGACAGAGTTGGTGGTAAAATCGGTAGTACTTGGGGAAATGCTAATAACTGGGCGAGTGCAGCATCAGCAGCTGGGTACACTGTAAATAATACTCCAGAAAAAGGTTCAATTCTTCAAACATCTGAAGGTTCTTATGGACATGTTGCGTATGTAGAAAGTGTTGGTAGCAATGGTTCAGTAACTGTTTCTGAAATGAATTATTCTGGTGGACCATATGTGAAAGATACACGTACAATTTCAGCTAGCCAAGCTAGTTCTTATAACTACATCCATTTGTCATAA
- a CDS encoding DUF4870 domain-containing protein produces the protein MSDYYEQSQDSTVKRDNEDDARLMSMLIFLLGFFTSVIGPIIIWAIKRNESRLVDKAGKNYFNMLISYLIWNFVVGICMVPVFFIYVVNNEAAIIIATILLFVLSLLLIVLSILYVVFHIVACVKYFGGKEYVVPLSIRFFK, from the coding sequence ATGTCGGATTATTATGAGCAATCACAAGACTCTACGGTAAAGAGAGATAATGAAGATGATGCCCGATTAATGTCTATGTTGATCTTCCTATTGGGGTTCTTCACTTCTGTAATAGGTCCAATTATTATTTGGGCTATCAAGCGCAATGAATCACGATTAGTTGATAAAGCTGGAAAGAACTACTTCAACATGCTTATTTCTTATTTAATTTGGAACTTTGTTGTTGGTATATGTATGGTACCTGTATTTTTCATATATGTAGTTAATAATGAAGCAGCGATCATTATCGCTACAATATTACTATTTGTTCTTTCATTACTATTAATTGTACTTTCTATCCTATATGTAGTTTTTCATATCGTTGCATGCGTTAAATATTTTGGTGGAAAAGAATATGTAGTGCCTTTATCAATTCGTTTCTTCAAATAA